One Candidatus Binatus sp. genomic region harbors:
- a CDS encoding amidohydrolase family protein produces the protein MAGAILGEVNEPNRWRLESPGHAGWKRTGRPGDPDKYVMISADCHANEPTNLWVDRIDAKYKSRLPRIDIDENGVKWQISEGWAKSRLLDSNLEGEDKVRSRAGADPEQRIRDLAADGVDAEIIFPNKGLTMWATTDADFAQAQCRIYNDWAWETFAKYNDRLSPLAAIATADLPGSIKEIERVAKMGFRGLTLPCKPIFGPHNHRDPNYNMQMFDPMWAIIEETGMPITFHVSTGRDPRAARKDGGAVINYVSHSLVPTIEPVANLCGSGVLERYPGIKFAAIESGIGWVAWALSAMDEAYHKHHMWALPRLKMLPSEYFRAHGYASFQEDPVGLDLAVKYDLTDNFLWANDYPHHEGSWPHSPEAIERQMAHLPDDARAKILGLNAGRLFKFDVDALTQRHRATLN, from the coding sequence ATGGCAGGCGCAATTCTCGGTGAAGTGAATGAGCCCAATCGATGGCGGCTCGAATCGCCTGGACATGCGGGATGGAAGCGCACCGGGCGTCCCGGCGATCCCGATAAATACGTGATGATTTCGGCGGACTGCCACGCCAACGAGCCGACCAATCTGTGGGTCGATCGAATTGACGCGAAGTACAAGAGCCGCCTGCCGCGAATCGACATCGACGAGAACGGCGTGAAATGGCAAATCTCCGAGGGCTGGGCCAAATCGCGCCTGCTCGACAGCAATCTCGAAGGCGAAGACAAGGTCCGGTCGCGTGCCGGCGCCGATCCGGAGCAACGAATCAGGGATCTGGCGGCCGACGGCGTCGATGCCGAGATCATTTTTCCGAACAAGGGCCTCACGATGTGGGCGACGACCGACGCGGATTTCGCGCAGGCGCAATGCCGCATCTACAACGATTGGGCGTGGGAAACTTTCGCGAAGTACAATGATCGATTGTCGCCGCTGGCGGCGATCGCGACGGCCGATCTGCCGGGATCGATCAAGGAAATCGAACGCGTCGCCAAGATGGGATTTCGCGGACTGACGCTGCCCTGCAAGCCGATCTTCGGTCCGCACAATCATCGCGATCCGAACTACAACATGCAGATGTTCGATCCGATGTGGGCGATCATCGAGGAAACCGGGATGCCGATCACGTTCCACGTTTCCACCGGGCGCGACCCGCGCGCGGCGCGCAAGGACGGTGGCGCCGTGATCAATTACGTGTCGCATTCGCTGGTGCCGACGATCGAGCCGGTCGCGAATCTCTGCGGCTCGGGCGTGCTCGAGCGTTATCCGGGAATCAAATTTGCGGCGATCGAGTCGGGTATTGGATGGGTCGCGTGGGCGCTCAGCGCGATGGACGAGGCCTATCACAAGCATCATATGTGGGCGCTGCCACGGCTCAAGATGCTGCCGAGCGAATATTTCCGCGCGCACGGCTACGCGTCGTTCCAGGAGGACCCCGTCGGGCTGGATCTCGCCGTGAAATATGATTTGACCGACAATTTCCTGTGGGCGAATGACTATCCGCATCACGAGGGCAGTTGGCCGCATTCGCCCGAAGCGATCGAGCGCCAGATGGCGCATCTGCCCGACGATGCGCGCGCGAAAATTCTCGGACTGAACGCGGGGCGGCTGTTCAAGTTCGACGTCGATGCGTTGACGCAAAGGCATCGCGCCACGCTGAACTGA